In one window of Chryseobacterium sp. JV274 DNA:
- a CDS encoding transketolase yields MMSKSIEELKSLTTQIRRDILRMVHAVNSGHPGGSLGCTEYFTALYGKVMNYKLPFTMEGKNEDHFYLSNGHISPVFYSTLARFGFFPVEELSTFRKLDSRLQGHPTTHEGLPGIRIASGSLGQGLSVALGVAQGKKLDGDQSLVYTLHGDGELQEGQIWEALMYAAAKKVDNIISTIDYNGRQIDGDTDDVLSLGNLHAKLEAFGWIVLEEKNGNDLEAVIAILEKAKTETGKGKPVAILLHTEMGYGVDYMMGSHAWHGKAPNDEQLETAFKQLYLEAPADY; encoded by the coding sequence ATAATGAGTAAAAGTATTGAAGAGCTAAAATCTCTTACTACACAGATCAGAAGAGACATTTTAAGAATGGTTCATGCTGTAAATTCAGGACACCCGGGCGGAAGTTTAGGTTGTACAGAATACTTCACAGCCCTTTATGGAAAGGTAATGAACTATAAACTTCCTTTCACAATGGAAGGCAAAAATGAAGATCATTTTTATCTATCAAACGGGCATATTTCTCCGGTATTCTACTCTACTTTAGCAAGATTTGGTTTCTTCCCTGTTGAAGAACTGAGTACTTTCAGAAAATTAGATTCAAGATTACAGGGACACCCTACTACTCATGAGGGACTTCCGGGAATTAGAATCGCTTCAGGTTCTCTTGGACAAGGACTTTCTGTAGCTCTTGGTGTAGCTCAAGGTAAAAAGTTAGATGGTGATCAGTCTCTTGTTTACACTCTTCACGGAGATGGTGAGCTTCAGGAAGGTCAAATCTGGGAAGCATTGATGTATGCTGCTGCTAAAAAAGTAGATAATATCATCTCTACTATAGACTACAATGGTCGTCAGATTGATGGGGATACAGATGATGTATTAAGCTTAGGAAATCTTCATGCTAAACTTGAAGCATTCGGATGGATTGTTTTGGAAGAAAAGAACGGTAATGATCTTGAAGCTGTGATTGCAATCCTTGAGAAAGCAAAAACAGAAACCGGAAAAGGCAAGCCGGTAGCCATTCTTCTTCATACAGAAATGGGTTACGGGGTTGATTATATGATGGGATCTCATGCTTGGCATGGTAAAGCTCCTAATGATGAGCAGCTAGAAACAGCATTCAAGCAATTGTACCTAGAAGCTCCAGCTGATTACTAA